aaataaataaataaataaaataataataataataataataataataataataataataataatttctcTCAAAATGGGCGATTAGGGGATTAGGGCATTTTTCAGTGCAGCAGTGTTCATCATTCCGGCGGGTTCACGGACGGTCTCAGGCAGGTCGGCGGCGGGTTGCAGGTGCCTCGGGTTTTCAGGCGGGTTGCAGGTGTCTCGGGTTCATTTCAGGCGGGTTCCAGGGCAGTTTCAGTCAGCAAGCAGTGCAGTTTCAACGGTTTTTTGTCCAGTTTTTTGTCCAGTTTCAGGGTAGTTTCTGTGTTCGGTTTTCAGGCGAGGTTCGTTCGGTTTTCAGGCGTGTATTGCGACCGTTTTTGGAGCGTTTTGACGTGGGTTTTCAGGCGGTTCCACGTGGGTTTTCAAACGTTTTTCAGGCGGTGCTTGGTGTGTTTCTGGTCGACGGTTTCTGGAATTCAGTATCGGGAAGTCAGTTTCGGGAAGTCAGTTTCATTATTTCGTGAGTTCAATTTCCGGTCGTTCGTGGGTTATGCAATTCGTGAGTACAGTCAGTTCAGGTTCGAGAGTTCTTTTCAGGCATTTTGTTTGGTTTTTCGTGCGGCGTTGTATTTGTGTGATCTGGTTCGGTGTTTGGTGGGGTCTGGTGGGAGCTTGGTGTTTGGATTATTCTGGTGGTGTTCGAATCAGCATTGTAGCGTTGCAGCTTCGTGGTGTTGCGGGGATCGAGTCACCGTTTTGGTGCAGTTTGCAGCGTGGTTATTCTGGCGAGAGTGGTGCAGTTTGCAGGGGTTTGTGTACTCCATTTCCTTTGGTTGTCTTATTTATTGAGGATAACCTTTCCACGGTTGAAGTGCTTTGATATGGCGGCTTCCGTGGAGAAGTTTtattgcccttttgtgggtcttaacgggtgccaggatggaggtgggcgtggtttggtgaggatttctctgatcactcacttacgggatcgtcattgttgcactggtgtgcgggatgtaacccgtcattcccttactaccaatttgcaggtttttactacggctgaggtgacctttcgtcgtatgggaatttggctatgtggagattgtttcaagacgcatactcatcatattaggtgtcgacatggcagtggttctagtacggtttttgtggacccacctgattctggggatggtactattcgttttactctctacggtattcaaaaaccACAAGCTCCTACTTCCATGCTGTCTACTTCTGATGCGCCTcaagaacatcatttttcttttgatgttgctcttctaaacactttatggtctaagcggttgcgttctgtgaaatccatccctcccaaatgtcgtttgggtttttcgcgagttctgaaaggggcgcttgataaggtgatttgcagaccagatgacatcgcttgttgggttcagttgctcgtgttacctctttgtgtcctcaagactttttctccgcgaagtaatcgtgagtgttcctccggTGTTAGGCGGCGACAACAGGAAGAGGGTATCACCTCTgttattcgttcttggggtgtgcctggtggttctgagcaacttgtcatagacacattggctagcgtgtctccccctctattggatgttgacgaagaccatgatttggcggagcgtaatattaagcaatgcaagagaaagatttctgacggtcactacactgcttccgttagggttctttcttcctcaggtctttccccttacaatgatgctactcttgcagatttgcaagcaaagcacccttccgttccggtccctaccttaccggatatccctgttgatcatcaccttactgcttcctccgctgttgttttggagcagattaggggctttccgcgtggtacttcgtgcggtagagctggcttgcgtgctcaacaccttttggattgcttgggtggtgctgttGTAGCTGTTTCTaatgagttggtggatgctatcactcaggtagttaatctctttcttgctggaaagtgtcctgctgagcttggaggatacattgctagtgctcctcttacgccacttgttaagcctggtggcggtattcggcctattgctgtgggcactatttggaggcgccttgtttctaaggtcggggctgctttgattggtccgcgtttaggaaactacttaggaggtcttcagtttggagttggggttccagtaggtggtgaggccattctccatgctgtcaatcggttggttgaggctcgtggggccgatgttggcctctctatgttattggtggattttcataatgcgttcaatttagttaatcgatcggctttgttgcgtgaggttcggctacattgtcctgctctttcgcgttgggttgaattctgctactcttctccagcgcggctgtattatggggagcataccttgtggtcttgtcagggtgtgcagcaaggggatcctctcggcgctttgcttttttctctggttctacatccattggtgtgtcgaatcagagactcttttgatctatctcttcaggcttggtacttggacgatggcactatcgttggtgacactttggtggttggacaggtcttggagttgattttggaggagggtcctcatctaggtctccatgttaatgttgagaagacagaggttttctggccttcggaggacccacgcagtcgtctagagggtgtctttcctacggatattgctcgtcctgcgcttggtgttaagttgcttggtggtccagtcagtacagattcctctttttgtaaggagttggtttcgcaaCGTGTGTCAAAggttgttgtgttgatggatgatGTAGCTAatcttaatgatccccagtgtgatttgttgcttcttcgtgcgtgtactggagtttctaaactctactttgctatgcgcacttgtcctcctcatctttttgaagcggcccaattatcttttgatgtggctcttcgggcttctttagagcgtatcgtgactgcttcgggacctgggttcggtgactggcaatggcgtcttgccaccttaccttattcttatggaagattgggtgtttattcagctggtgatgttcggcattatgcttttcttgcatctcgtttgcagtcttctggtttgcaggattcgcttcttcgctctcaggtgttgatggtccggggccggcctttgatgatgctcttggtcttttcaataggaccgtggagaccgaccttatgcgtagccctagtgagatcgctgcccccacactcatgaagaaattggcagacacatatttcacgaaggttactgctgatgcggaatccgcctactccttatcttcacgtcatgttgccctatggaaatcacagcagggggatcactcctcagcctggttgcgggcagtccccatcttgggtttaggccagactatgaacggtaagagttatcgttcggttctttgctatcggttgggtattccgttgttctctggttctacgccgtgttctgcttgctctcgggttttcgatggggacatttatggggatcatgccgtgtcttgtgctgggattatgggtattaaacatcgacataatgttgttcatgatacccttttggatatttgctatcggtcggggatttctgctcgcaaggaggttgatgttgggctgtctagtgagagtgatggagctcttcgtcctgctgATATATTTCTGtattcatgggatggcggtctagatgtgtgtgttgacttgactgggtcttcccctatgacgcaatctgggttgtcagacttcgttccgggtcggattgtggcggttgcagcgcagcggaagcaggataagtatgcggcacgttatagggctttgggttacggtttctttcctttttccttctcttcttttggggaattagagaaagggttgtttcgttgctgaagcgggtccagacgtactccaggactcaagacattggggcacgggcagctgcccacattttcagcaggatcgggttcgccataggtagaggagtgggggcccagattgtatctcggctccccaccaacttcttgtagttcacttgatctttgtagcttgttaagcttgtaacgttttggtgttttcccataatgaaaatagaaaatagaaaatagaaaatagaaaactaactataaaattatcgaaataaagaaaaataaataaattaagaaaataggACCTAAAAGCTAATAAAAATGTTAAATACGCTAAACTAAGCTACAAATAATCGAAATAAGAAATcaagaaaataaaaactaaaaatgctaaaaatagaataaaaccgACTCAAATAATGTCTAAATTACTACCctatgagtgacataaatgtcactcatcaattATCTTTATGAAACCATGCATAATTTTCATATAGATCTCCTCATCTAAGTCACCATGCAGCAACGCATTATGTACTTCCATTTGATGCACCTTCCAATTTTTCACCGTCGCAACTTCTAAGAAGTTCGATCTGTCGACATTCTAGCAACTGGAGCGATCATTTCATTGTAATCCATGCATTCTACTTGATGATTTCCAAGACATACCAACTTTTCCTTATTATGAATCAAATTCCCATCTTCATCTCTCTTCTCAGTAAACACCCACTTGTTCCCGAGTATTTTTATTTCTCGGAGGCAAAGTCTATAGGATCCATGTTCCCTTCCCTTCAAGAGCGTTTATTTATGTACACATTGCCTCTTTCCATGCTtcatgtttcattgcttctttgAATGAATTTTGCTCCTTCCTTTTGTTCATTGCCGAGGGTTTTTTCATACATTTTTGCCAATATATCAATTCaacactcccccccccccccccccccgatcTCTCCAAACTTTAACGTTGTAGGCAACAGTCTTTGCCAATGATAAATTTATCACTCTAAGTGTTTGTCTATCCAACACTCTCCAATCTTCCTTCTTCATATGATCTGTATTCTTACCATCAAGTGGCAAAAATAGGTTCTTTTGGTACaaataatatttctatttgCATCTTCCAAAACCCAAAGTCCTTACCACCAAACTTCTCGATCTTCAACTTGCCCTTATCAATTGTTAATAACAACAAAGTTTACTACTTAGGATTTTCAACAACAAGGAGTGAAATTTTACTCTAACAAATTCAAACTTTGAATTTCAATCGCAAACAACAAGATTTCACAAAATCCCATATCATAAACACTAAAGATTCAACCATGGATCTGAtaccaattaaaattatttaGTGTGACAATCTAATGTGCAATCAAGTTTAACCATTAAGAacaaattcaagaaaaaaaatacaaaataaattaaaatgagGGAAGACGAAATTACCGTGGGAAACCCAATAACCTGGAGAAAAACCCACCCTATGCACTATGGAGTAGTATTGGCGACGATCTACTTACAAGAGAAAATTGCTTAGAATTCAATGCCCTCTCCAAACTCTCTAGAAAACCCTAGTTCTATTTGTTTCAATGTGTGAATTTTGTGCTCATAAGATGCAATGAGCATGTATACGTAGTCTAAGGGTTACAAATCAATCAATGGTGAAGACTAGACCACGTCATTTAAGTGAACCAAGGAGGGGGAAAAACATAACAGTGCAGGCCGGAGAAACCCGCACCCGCGGATAGGGGTATGGGATTTGAAGAGGACATTTTCGGAGGTTGCGGACAGGAACCCCTCATCCGCTGGTTTTGGCGAGGCTTCAACAACACATCCTCCTCACCTACAAACAAGCTCAAGCACCAACCTTATGTCTCCTTGATTGTGCTTCTCTCCACACGTATATCCTAACAGGATGGAACTTCGCCAGACTTATATGTGATCATACTCTTCTCCGTCGTAGACTTGTATTCGGCGCAGATATGTTTATCAATTAATGTGGGAAAAGAAACATTTTAATTACTTTCAAGAAAAAACCACTTAGGGAGAGAAAACTCCAACTCAAATGTAGCTTGTTGGTTCTTACTACCATAATATAAAAAGCAAATGATATTAGTATATTACTACTTCCGAATTGTACACATTTTTTTGATGTTAACCAAAAGGAAACAAGATTTTATACAACAACAATCTCATTTACAAATAAGATTTAATAAGTTATTATTATTCTTTATATTAGTAATTCATTTTTCACATTTTGTTACATCATAAATGAAATGTGATTATCAGAAAATTATTGAAATGTTTTAGTTTCTAGTAATGTGAACGGAGGACATATCGATCACTAGGGTCATGAAAATGCTCCTTCAGCCTGTTAGACGCTTCACATATAGCTTCTGTTGGAGCGAAGGCGCTAACTCGAATGAACTCTTCACCTTTGTAACCAAATCCTCTGCCTGGAACTGTTAATATATGCGTTTTCTCAAGAATTTCATTGAATATATCCCATGATTTCGAGCCTGGAAAATGAACCCATAGATATGGTGCATTTCTTCCACCATACGTTTTTAATCCGAATGATGTAAATGTTTGTACTAACATTTTGGCGTTGTTCATGTAGTAATTGATTGTAGAACGCAAGGCCTGCCAAAGAAACGGTGTTAGTAACATTGTTGTTATTAAAAATCGGGCTAGGCTCTTTTGGGCTAGTCTCGGGTTTCAGCATAAAAGCACAGTTTGGGATCTGCCCAAACTCGCACTTGTTCAGGCGTTCAAGATCAACTCTATTATTATCATTACTTATTTACTTGTTTATAGGGGATTGGGTTAGGTTCATCGGATCGGTTTGAAAACGGGTTTAATGTTAGTAACAGGTCAGATCAGATCGGGTTTGAAAAGTAACGAGTCATATCGGTTCGCGTTGATTAAGCACAGCTTTATATGaggtcggattcatatcggaacGGATTACAATCGGATCGGGTTATTGCCGGGTCAGACCATGTTGAAATGTGTCTGGTTGTAAATAGGTTTAGCGGGATTGTAATAGGTTCAGATCATATCGGGTCGAGTACGTTCATCGGATAACTGTCTGAAATGGGTCGAGTTGAACATGCCGGTTTAGTCAGGTTACGTCGTGGTTCAGTTTATTGTCTTTATGGTTCTTATCAGTTTGGGTCCATATAGTGTGGATAAGTCAGTAGTGGGATGAAATGGATAGCGGGTTGTACTTCGGGTCAAGTCGATTCGGTTCCAAATTATAAAATCAAAATATCGGGCTATTaataaaatcacaatttttaaTACGTTCATAAATTATAATGTTGAGGCCGATTGTAGACGGTTCAGATTAAACGGGTTACATGTTGAAATAATTATGCAAATGGTTGGGATGAAAGGAGTTATCTTTGGGTTGAAACGGTTGGTGTAATAAACGAGTTTTGAAAGCATTGGGTTGGGGTTGAAAAAAGATGTTTAGTTGTATAAAGATTAAGAATAAAAACCTTGTAACCATGAGGCGAAAGGCATGCTAGTCCACCAGCTTGAGCAACATTAGAAGCGCCATTAAAACAAGTGCATATGATACGATTGTAGTCATGAATAACCGGAAAGCCGTTGGAATAGCAAAGGTCTTTGGGAACTAGTGTCCATCCCAATCTTACTCCTGTAAAGCCAGCAAACTTTGAGAATGAAGACACTTCTATTGCAACCTGCATAACATGTTATGTTAAAATTGACTCGAACTGAATGatgtaaattaattttaatgtaGAAGAAAACTACTTCGTATATAGAGTACGTAAGTTAAAGAGATCGACCTCCTTAGCACCAGGAATTTCAAAGATTGATCGAGGGCTATCATCAGAGATATAAGTTGCATAAGCAGAATCATAGATGATAATAGAACCATTATTTTTAGCAAAATCCACAAGCTGTTGTAATTCATGTCGAGATGCAGCATAGCCTGTTGGATTATTAGGAGAACAAAAGAAGATGACATCTGTTCTAGGTGTACTTTCCAAATCTGGAAAGAAATTATTGTCGGGTCCACAACTCATATACACAATGCTATTGTACTTTCCTGTTCGTTCTTGATAATTGCCTGCTTGTCCCATTATAACACTTGAATCAACATACGCCTGCACGCTCAAAAAAACCCAAGCTGTTCAGACTAAATTAAAAACACAATTATAAATTACAATTATaaattacaattacaattacaattacTATTACAATTACTATTACCGGGAACGTAGGATCTTGCACAGCTACGCTTATATTGGATCCCAATAGCatctatatatattatataatagCTGGTCAATTTATTGTTGCAAATCtttttaattaagaaataatatTTCTTCAAACATCCATTAAGAAATAATATATCTTACTTGGAAGTTGGAAATGTTCACAATTTACCTGTAGACGAGAAATGTCACATTGTGCTCCATCCGATATGAAAATTTCATCACTCGTAATACTCGtgtttttataaaatgtttCAGCTATTGCCTTCCTCAACTCCTGTCCATTCCAACATAATGAAATTTGTATGACAAACCAAGAATAAGCTAAATAAATGGGAACCGCATTGTTTTAGATGCGGAGGTAGTAAAGACTAATTAAAGGGCATAGTCCACTCCACTTGTTGCACAAGTAAGTCATTTATCTTGTGTTTGTCACCCAAATGTTAGCTTATGTTTTTAGTCCACTTAGAGCTAAATGGGTTGCCTtatcttaaaaatcttagtGTTTTGATGTATACTTTGTGACCTAAACGGGAGTTAGGTCAGCGGTAAGGAAATCATATCACACCCAGAAAAGGAGATGAGAAAAAGAGAAGAGCAGTTGGAGTTTTCAACACAGTCATTAGAAAACTGTCGTTTGCCGGAGTTTCAACGGGCGGATCGTGCTGATTTTTAGTCAGTTTGTTGAGGGGCTCATTTTGAACGGTTAGATTGTTGTTTTGAGATCTGGTTTATCCGTGGTCGCTTCTGGACATAATCGGCGTTTTTTGGTGATATTCTTCGCTCTTCATCTTTTAATTGTTGATCTCTTATGTATGGAAGTGTTGGTGGGTTGTGAACCTTTGTATGTCTGACTTGAGTTCTTTTTACCTATATTTTATCATAATAAAAGAAGATGACAAAGGTGGACTGCTCACAATTCCTGTGATTTTTACTCTTCACATTGAAAGGGTTTTCTACGTATAATCCGTGTGTGTTGATTGCATTTTATTCTTCCGCATTTGATTATTTGTTGATGTCCATTATTGGTTGATTGTTAGGTTTGTTTGTTTGGTGAATCATTTTTTGTGTATTGGATTTATATTGTTTAGTTGATTGTCTTGGAGGTGATCCTTATGGGTAGTTGATATACTACTAGGGTCTTATCACTTACATATGAAGATAAATTGTGGTAGATATCGCCGATGGatataaaaatattttaggtgTAATTTTCAGAGATAATATGCACTAAAATATGGAGGAGGTAAATGGGAACAACTAAACTCGAACGATCAAATAATTGTTCAGATAAAAATACCGTATTGCCTTGTTCAGCTCCGTAGCCACTGTAGCCGTCGATAGTAGCTAAAGCTTGCGCACACTGatcgaaaataaagaaaattaattTGAGAAATATATATGTTACATACCTAGAAGTCTAGAACTAGATTTTAGAACGTACTGTATATAAAATTTGGTTAAAGTGTGAAAATAATCCCAAATGCTTTTAATTGAAGCTTGATTAAATTACCTCAGACATAACAGATGAAATAGCGTGTGGAATAGGTTGTGTTGTGTCGCCTACTCCGAGTCTAATCAATTTTGCTTCGGGATACTTCTTAACATGCTCCATCTCTCGCATCGATATCTGATTTATATAAAAACAACCAAACTAATTGTTCCTtttattaattatatatatagagCGATGTCAATGAGCCGACACACGTATATGCATGGTTGTTAAACTCCCGATtcggatcttacgatcctacgatTCTACGATCCAAAAACACGCCACCGATTCGGATCTTAGGTAGCCTCGATAAAAATTTTGAGTGGTGGGATCTTAATACGATTCTACGATCCGATCCAAcatacaatatttcaagataACAACTTTTTCATTACTATATAGTTCATAATCACATATCATTAGAAATATCATACTTTTCTATCAATAAATTAGTGATAAAAAAAAGTATCTTATTCACTTAAAAGTACAGAAATTCATATAATTTCAACAACCTTGCACATATCTTATTAATTGCTCTTGAATCTACACAAGTATTAATTTTATGTaagcaaaaaattatatttaaatattaagaTTACCTGAATACATGATTGTACATTTCAATTTAATAATATAACCATTACT
This Spinacia oleracea cultivar Varoflay chromosome 6, BTI_SOV_V1, whole genome shotgun sequence DNA region includes the following protein-coding sequences:
- the LOC110805436 gene encoding aminotransferase ALD1, chloroplastic isoform X2 — its product is MLNQTSFPSQIKSCMPYQPLMHSRVSNNPRLILRSTNIKHSKSGCGYVKRHAVITNMWTKVPRNNNMENLRDNYLFPQISMREMEHVKKYPEAKLIRLGVGDTTQPIPHAISSVMSECAQALATIDGYSGYGAEQGNTELRKAIAETFYKNTSITSDEIFISDGAQCDISRLQAYVDSSVIMGQAGNYQERTGKYNSIVYMSCGPDNNFFPDLESTPRTDVIFFCSPNNPTGYAASRHELQQLVDFAKNNGSIIIYDSAYATYISDDSPRSIFEIPGAKEVAIEVSSFSKFAGFTGVRLGWTLVPKDLCYSNGFPVIHDYNRIICTCFNGASNVAQAGGLACLSPHGYKALRSTINYYMNNAKMLVQTFTSFGLKTYGGRNAPYLWVHFPGSKSWDIFNEILEKTHILTVPGRGFGYKGEEFIRVSAFAPTEAICEASNRLKEHFHDPSDRYVLRSHY
- the LOC110805436 gene encoding aminotransferase ALD1, chloroplastic isoform X1, which encodes MLNQTSFPSQIKSCMPYQPLMHSRVSNNPRLILRSTNIKHSKSGCGYVKRHAVITNMWTKVPRNNNMENLRDNYLFPQISMREMEHVKKYPEAKLIRLGVGDTTQPIPHAISSVMSECAQALATIDGYSGYGAEQGNTELRKAIAETFYKNTSITSDEIFISDGAQCDISRLQMLLGSNISVAVQDPTFPAYVDSSVIMGQAGNYQERTGKYNSIVYMSCGPDNNFFPDLESTPRTDVIFFCSPNNPTGYAASRHELQQLVDFAKNNGSIIIYDSAYATYISDDSPRSIFEIPGAKEVAIEVSSFSKFAGFTGVRLGWTLVPKDLCYSNGFPVIHDYNRIICTCFNGASNVAQAGGLACLSPHGYKALRSTINYYMNNAKMLVQTFTSFGLKTYGGRNAPYLWVHFPGSKSWDIFNEILEKTHILTVPGRGFGYKGEEFIRVSAFAPTEAICEASNRLKEHFHDPSDRYVLRSHY